In Streptomyces sp. NBC_00306, a single genomic region encodes these proteins:
- a CDS encoding PH domain-containing protein, with amino-acid sequence MALFGNAHTIDPAAAQQDYARLLGQGEQVHAAYLLIRDTILFTDRRLLLIDKQGITGKKVEYHSVPYRSITHFAVETAGTFDLDAELKIWVSGTPAPIQKTFTKGVDIYEVQAILTQFVAR; translated from the coding sequence ATGGCACTGTTCGGGAACGCGCACACCATCGACCCGGCGGCGGCGCAGCAGGACTACGCGCGGCTGCTCGGCCAGGGCGAGCAGGTGCACGCCGCGTATCTGCTGATCCGCGACACGATCCTCTTCACCGACCGCCGGCTCCTGCTCATCGACAAGCAGGGCATCACCGGCAAGAAGGTGGAGTACCACTCCGTGCCGTACCGGAGCATCACGCACTTCGCGGTGGAGACCGCCGGGACCTTCGATCTCGACGCCGAGCTCAAGATCTGGGTGTCGGGGACGCCGGCCCCGATCCAGAAGACCTTCACCAAGGGCGTCGACATCTACGAGGTGCAGGCCATCCTGACGCAGTTCGTGGCGCGCTAG
- a CDS encoding GOLPH3/VPS74 family protein, whose translation MTVTLGEEIMLLSLDDESGAAKERQAAGWAVAGGIVLELVLAGRIAVDRERLTVKDTTPTGTRLLDERLALIDAWASKKSKPPKITDWLTRDHDKAVTATIDSLRDRGLVSEEQRKVLGLFPVRRYPEADGSAERELRSRLAALVLHNATPDDRSAGLIALIHAAKLHRLAFPDLPRKEVSPRMEEIANGQWAGESVRTAIRNMEAAMVAVLVTTTVVVTS comes from the coding sequence ATGACGGTCACGCTGGGCGAGGAGATCATGCTGCTGTCGCTGGACGACGAGTCCGGAGCGGCGAAGGAGCGGCAGGCCGCGGGCTGGGCCGTCGCGGGCGGCATCGTGCTCGAACTCGTCCTCGCGGGCCGCATAGCGGTGGACCGCGAGCGGCTGACCGTCAAGGACACGACGCCCACCGGCACCCGGCTGCTCGACGAGCGCCTCGCACTGATCGACGCCTGGGCGTCGAAGAAGAGCAAGCCTCCCAAGATCACCGACTGGCTGACCAGGGACCACGACAAGGCCGTCACCGCCACGATCGACAGCCTGCGCGACCGGGGCCTGGTGAGCGAGGAACAGCGCAAGGTCCTCGGCCTCTTCCCGGTCCGCCGCTACCCCGAGGCCGACGGTTCGGCCGAGCGCGAGCTGCGCAGCCGCCTCGCCGCCCTCGTTCTGCACAACGCCACTCCGGACGACCGCTCGGCGGGCCTGATCGCGCTGATCCACGCGGCGAAACTGCACCGGCTCGCCTTCCCGGACCTGCCGCGCAAGGAGGTCTCACCGCGGATGGAGGAGATCGCGAACGGCCAGTGGGCGGGCGAGAGCGTGCGCACCGCCATCCGGAACATGGAGGCGGCGATGGTGGCGGTCCTGGTGACGACGACGGTGGTGGTGACGAGCTGA
- a CDS encoding TROVE domain-containing protein yields the protein MTRFSRQRTKADARAEIQAEVPGLTARGVTSPLSTHGRWATPPRGASAPVVTRWLPWLTNHQGGAGYVREPKDALFLLAVANMVGRHTFYESAESRDDRYLRLIRELALSEPAWTLGLLSWLRTDARMRTASLVGAAEFTRARLEAGEAGFSRQAINAVLQRPDEPGELLAYWTSRYGRRLPQPVKRGVADAVRRLYTGRALLKYDSDARSYRFGDVLELTHPAPAAPWQGELFRYALDRRHRPHRAVPPVGDALLGAHHALMAVPVAERYALVTGPDGADRLAAAGMTWEALAGWLHGPLDAAVWEAVIPSMGSMALVRNLRNFDLAGVGDEVAAQVARRISDPDEVARSRQFPFRYLAAHRNAPSPRWAQSLETALNHSLARVPALPGRTLVLVDRSGSMFWHTSEGNDLTRADAAAIFGTALATRAEHADLVEFGTGSRTVEVGPGDSVLRAVDRFHDLGGTNTAAAVKRHYRGHSRVVVVTDEQVQSTHCKDPLAAVPRDVPVYTWNLEGYATGHSPSGPHRHTFGGLSDAAFRLIPLLEAARDAKWPWEQPADSRL from the coding sequence ATGACCCGGTTCAGCCGCCAGCGGACCAAGGCCGACGCCAGAGCGGAGATCCAGGCCGAAGTGCCGGGCCTGACCGCGCGCGGAGTGACCTCCCCGCTCTCCACCCACGGCCGGTGGGCCACACCGCCGCGCGGTGCGTCCGCGCCGGTGGTCACGCGATGGCTGCCGTGGCTCACCAACCACCAGGGCGGCGCCGGGTACGTCCGGGAGCCGAAGGACGCACTCTTTCTGCTCGCCGTCGCCAACATGGTCGGGCGGCACACCTTCTACGAGAGCGCCGAGTCTCGCGACGACCGCTATCTGCGGCTGATCCGCGAACTCGCCCTCAGCGAACCGGCGTGGACCCTCGGACTGCTCAGCTGGCTGCGGACCGACGCCCGGATGCGGACGGCCTCGCTGGTGGGTGCGGCCGAATTCACCCGTGCGCGGCTGGAGGCCGGAGAGGCGGGGTTCAGCCGGCAGGCGATCAATGCCGTACTCCAACGCCCGGACGAGCCAGGTGAGTTGCTGGCGTACTGGACGTCCCGGTACGGCCGGCGGCTGCCCCAGCCCGTCAAGCGCGGGGTCGCCGACGCCGTACGCCGGCTCTACACCGGGCGGGCACTGCTGAAGTACGACAGCGATGCCCGGTCCTACCGGTTCGGCGACGTACTGGAGTTGACGCACCCCGCGCCGGCCGCGCCATGGCAGGGGGAGCTGTTCCGGTACGCACTGGACCGGCGGCACCGGCCCCACCGCGCCGTGCCGCCCGTGGGCGATGCGCTCCTCGGCGCGCACCACGCGCTGATGGCTGTGCCGGTGGCCGAGCGGTACGCCCTGGTCACCGGTCCGGACGGGGCCGATCGGCTGGCGGCGGCGGGGATGACGTGGGAGGCGCTGGCCGGCTGGCTCCACGGTCCGCTCGACGCGGCGGTGTGGGAGGCCGTGATCCCGTCGATGGGGTCGATGGCCCTCGTCCGCAATCTGCGCAACTTCGATCTCGCGGGCGTCGGTGACGAGGTCGCCGCGCAGGTGGCGCGCCGGATCTCGGACCCGGACGAGGTGGCCCGCTCACGGCAGTTCCCGTTCCGCTATCTGGCCGCTCACCGCAACGCGCCCTCGCCGCGCTGGGCGCAGTCCCTGGAGACCGCCCTCAACCACTCGCTCGCCCGTGTGCCCGCGCTGCCCGGCCGGACCCTCGTCCTGGTGGACCGCTCGGGCTCGATGTTCTGGCACACCAGCGAGGGGAACGACCTCACCCGGGCGGATGCCGCCGCCATTTTCGGGACCGCCCTGGCCACCCGGGCCGAACACGCCGACCTGGTGGAGTTCGGCACCGGCAGCCGGACGGTCGAGGTCGGACCGGGTGACTCCGTCCTGCGGGCAGTGGACCGGTTCCACGACCTCGGCGGCACCAACACCGCCGCGGCGGTCAAGCGGCACTACCGCGGGCACTCCCGGGTGGTCGTCGTCACCGACGAGCAGGTGCAGTCGACCCACTGCAAGGACCCGCTCGCCGCGGTGCCCCGCGATGTTCCGGTCTACACCTGGAACCTGGAGGGGTACGCCACCGGGCACTCCCCATCCGGGCCGCACCGCCACACCTTCGGCGGCCTCAGCGACGCCGCCTTCCGGCTGATCCCGCTCCTGGAGGCAGCGCGGGACGCGAAGTGGCCCTGGGAGCAGCCCGCCGACTCCCGCCTCTGA
- a CDS encoding lamin tail domain-containing protein, with protein MSASRTARTLVATTMATGAVVTALAMPAVAADRGHDHGHDRGPSKSAIELGRIQYDSPGREDNSNRSRNAEWVDIKNTSRKPVKLNGWTLTDKAGHRYTFRHFTLAGRSTVRVHTGIGHDTRTDVFQDRRNYVWDNKDKAILKDRRGHVVDSKSWNRR; from the coding sequence TTGTCTGCTTCTCGTACCGCTCGCACTCTCGTCGCCACCACCATGGCCACCGGCGCGGTGGTGACCGCCCTGGCCATGCCGGCCGTGGCGGCCGACCGCGGACACGACCACGGGCACGACCGCGGACCCTCCAAGTCGGCGATCGAGCTGGGCCGCATCCAGTACGACAGCCCCGGCCGCGAGGACAACTCCAACCGGTCCCGCAACGCGGAGTGGGTGGACATCAAGAACACCTCCCGCAAGCCGGTCAAGCTGAACGGCTGGACCCTGACCGACAAGGCGGGCCACCGCTACACGTTCCGCCACTTCACCCTCGCCGGCCGCTCCACGGTCCGCGTCCACACGGGCATCGGCCACGACACCCGGACCGACGTGTTCCAGGACCGCCGCAACTACGTCTGGGACAACAAGGACAAGGCCATCCTCAAGGACCGCCGCGGCCATGTCGTGGACAGCAAGTCCTGGAACCGTCGCTGA